In Sphingopyxis macrogoltabida, the sequence CGCATTGATCAGTTCCGACGCGCATCCGCAATCGCTTCGTCGATCAACTCGCTCATTTCTTCCGGCGAGACGTCATCGAAACCGGCACGGGCCTCGGCGAGCGTAAGATCGAGCAGGCGCCATTTCACGGACTCTTCAATGAAGCGCGATAGATCGCCCTTTTTCATTCCGCGCTGAGCTAGATATGTGCGGACATCAATGTCGGTTTCGGTCGCGACATTGACGGTCCAACGCGTCGCATCTC encodes:
- a CDS encoding ribbon-helix-helix domain-containing protein, whose product is MGDATRWTVNVATETDIDVRTYLAQRGMKKGDLSRFIEESVKWRLLDLTLAEARAGFDDVSPEEMSELIDEAIADARRN